One window from the genome of Dyadobacter sp. CECT 9275 encodes:
- a CDS encoding ISAon1 family transposase N-terminal region protein, which translates to MESFLPIIQFLLPEFILENFELTSIDRQDGVFHVHIDEKNADETDPERRNLLSKGFFPTITVQDFPIRGHKVFLHIKRRRWLNSKTGKVVYRDWAEVGKGTRMTSEFAAFLKDISRYQPE; encoded by the coding sequence TTGGAGAGTTTCTTACCCATTATTCAGTTTCTATTACCTGAGTTCATCCTCGAAAATTTTGAGTTAACTTCTATCGACCGGCAGGATGGTGTCTTCCACGTGCATATTGATGAGAAAAATGCGGACGAGACTGATCCAGAAAGAAGGAACCTGCTCTCCAAAGGCTTCTTCCCGACGATTACTGTCCAGGATTTCCCGATTCGGGGCCATAAAGTCTTTCTTCACATTAAACGCCGCAGATGGCTTAATAGCAAAACAGGAAAAGTAGTGTACAGAGATTGGGCAGAAGTAGGCAAAGGAACGCGAATGACTAGTGAATTCGCGGCTTTTTTAAAAGATATCAGTAGATATCAACCCGAATAG
- a CDS encoding ISAon1 family transposase, producing the protein MGRFYGVNGKSLLRQYRDFQSGFKNWDQRGHAKKWLLFPQNLGSHLSIDETSLSHGELYTILTNKAARGGKGSIVAIVAGTKAEAVIEVIRKIPESLRKKVTEITLDMASSMTMIAKRCFPRAVRVTDRFHVQRLAVEALQEIRIKHRWDALDKENDAIEQAKVSQTEYQPEILGNGDTVKQLLARSRYALYKKPSTWTDSQRERAQLLFERFPDLKKAYELALELSNIFTNTSEKIYGLTRLAKWHEKVRQSGFKAFNTVARSIESHYKTIVNYFDNRSTNASAESFNAKIKAFRAQFRGVRNVEFFLYRLTQLYA; encoded by the coding sequence ATTGGACGGTTCTATGGGGTTAACGGCAAAAGCTTATTACGTCAATACCGCGATTTTCAAAGTGGGTTTAAAAATTGGGACCAACGGGGCCATGCTAAAAAGTGGCTGCTCTTTCCTCAAAATCTAGGATCCCACCTATCAATCGACGAGACCAGTCTTTCTCACGGCGAACTCTACACCATTCTTACAAACAAAGCAGCCAGAGGCGGTAAAGGCAGTATAGTGGCCATTGTGGCTGGCACCAAAGCAGAAGCGGTCATTGAGGTCATCCGCAAAATTCCGGAATCACTTCGCAAGAAAGTGACTGAAATAACCTTAGACATGGCCAGTAGCATGACTATGATCGCCAAGCGTTGTTTCCCGCGGGCAGTGCGCGTCACTGACCGCTTCCATGTACAAAGATTGGCAGTCGAAGCCCTTCAAGAAATCCGCATTAAACACCGATGGGATGCGTTGGACAAGGAAAACGATGCCATTGAGCAGGCAAAGGTTTCTCAGACAGAGTATCAACCAGAAATATTAGGTAACGGTGATACCGTCAAACAACTACTGGCTCGCAGTAGATACGCACTTTACAAAAAGCCCAGTACCTGGACTGATAGCCAACGAGAAAGAGCACAACTTCTCTTCGAACGCTTCCCAGACCTTAAAAAGGCATACGAGCTGGCGCTAGAGCTAAGTAACATCTTCACAAACACATCTGAAAAGATATACGGGTTGACAAGGCTTGCCAAGTGGCACGAAAAGGTCAGGCAATCCGGATTTAAAGCATTCAATACAGTAGCCCGCTCGATTGAAAGCCATTACAAGACCATTGTCAATTATTTTGATAACCGTAGCACCAATGCGTCTGCCGAATCCTTCAACGCAAAAATTAAAGCATTTAGGGCTCAGTTCCGAGGAGTCAGAAACGTCGAATTCTTTCTTTACCGCCTCACTCAGTTATATGCTTAA
- a CDS encoding RNA polymerase sigma factor, translating into METNYFIKITKNAALETALGYFYPLILVGRWVRSVVKYLQSYLFDILRPLKRQKEKELSAMIKEVILNVNTPKRVLPQMNLEDFTGSSEDRNDNSPNIQDTGFTRKRLQRNATRVTERRQDEIVELIKQCQRGMKPAQYEICMKYVVELMPVAQRIVNSKTDAETVVQKAFVNAFAHIDRFQGQSPVDFWLKQFVIGQSIKLLLPKGLSGYRWEKVEYLSGNAVEYDERAFSLDYLRRDKEKVGHALQALPEMYRVILVLYVFEGYSDEEIGQLLNDSEEHVRYHRHNARERLATLLR; encoded by the coding sequence TTGGAAACAAATTATTTCATAAAAATAACTAAAAATGCTGCCTTGGAGACAGCATTGGGGTATTTCTATCCATTGATTTTGGTAGGTAGGTGGGTGAGAAGCGTTGTCAAATATCTACAATCATATTTGTTTGACATTCTCCGACCTTTAAAGCGTCAAAAGGAAAAAGAGTTATCAGCCATGATTAAGGAGGTGATACTTAACGTAAATACACCTAAGAGAGTTCTTCCTCAAATGAACCTCGAAGATTTCACAGGTTCCTCTGAGGACCGGAATGATAATTCTCCAAATATACAGGATACCGGTTTTACTCGAAAGAGACTCCAAAGGAACGCAACTAGGGTGACAGAGCGTAGACAAGATGAAATTGTTGAATTGATTAAGCAGTGTCAAAGAGGGATGAAGCCAGCTCAGTACGAAATTTGCATGAAGTATGTGGTTGAATTGATGCCTGTTGCTCAAAGAATCGTAAATAGTAAAACAGATGCAGAGACTGTAGTTCAAAAGGCCTTTGTCAACGCTTTTGCGCATATCGACCGGTTCCAAGGGCAGAGCCCAGTAGATTTCTGGCTTAAACAATTTGTCATAGGTCAATCTATTAAACTTCTACTCCCTAAGGGATTATCAGGTTACAGATGGGAAAAGGTCGAATACTTGTCAGGCAATGCTGTAGAATATGATGAACGAGCGTTCAGCTTAGATTATTTGAGGCGCGACAAAGAAAAAGTAGGTCACGCTCTACAGGCGCTTCCCGAAATGTATAGGGTTATTTTAGTACTCTATGTGTTTGAGGGTTATAGTGACGAAGAAATTGGCCAGTTGCTAAATGATAGTGAAGAACATGTGAGGTATCACCGGCATAATGCCCGAGAGCGTTTGGCAACGCTACTTCGATGA
- a CDS encoding IS256 family transposase — MEKTEFEQMRDKALEQLMKGQSLTGKDGVFAPLLQQFLESALESEMNTHLSDQERESGNKRNGKGSKRLKTMSGEIILTTPEDRKATFSPQIVKKRETVLADNLAPQIIGLYSKGMSFRDISDHIQQMYDVEISHATLSEITERVIPQVKEWQNRPLESLYTIIWLDAMHYKVRDGGRVVTRAVYNVLGINRHGYKDLIGMYVSESEGANFWLSVLTDLKSRGVKDILIACTDNLTGFSEAILASFPDAEIQSCIIHQIRNSLKYVASKDQKIFMQDLKTVYQAPTKDKAELELDKLNDKWGVKYPVVIKSWQNNWHKLSTYFAYDEQIRRLIYTTNAVEGFHRQVRKITKTKGAFPNDMALLKLIYLAVENISRKWTSPLQNWALTAQQLHIKFGDRMRMDL, encoded by the coding sequence ATGGAAAAGACAGAATTCGAACAGATGCGCGACAAGGCGCTCGAACAGTTGATGAAAGGACAATCATTGACTGGAAAGGATGGAGTTTTCGCTCCCTTACTTCAACAATTTTTAGAAAGTGCTCTTGAGTCGGAAATGAATACCCATCTCAGTGATCAAGAGCGAGAATCTGGCAATAAGCGAAATGGCAAAGGTAGCAAACGGTTAAAAACCATGTCTGGTGAAATTATATTAACTACACCAGAAGATAGAAAGGCTACTTTTTCACCGCAAATTGTCAAGAAACGCGAGACCGTCTTGGCTGACAACCTTGCTCCTCAAATTATTGGCTTATACAGCAAAGGAATGAGTTTTCGAGATATATCCGACCACATCCAGCAGATGTATGATGTTGAAATATCTCATGCAACACTCTCCGAAATTACCGAGCGCGTAATCCCACAGGTTAAGGAATGGCAAAACAGGCCCCTGGAAAGCCTTTATACTATTATCTGGTTAGATGCCATGCATTACAAGGTCAGAGACGGTGGGCGTGTCGTAACACGGGCTGTTTACAACGTTCTTGGTATAAATCGTCACGGCTACAAAGACTTGATCGGGATGTACGTCTCTGAAAGTGAGGGTGCTAATTTTTGGTTATCCGTGCTTACCGACTTAAAATCCAGAGGCGTAAAGGATATTCTGATAGCCTGCACGGACAATCTTACCGGTTTTTCGGAAGCAATTTTGGCATCATTCCCTGACGCCGAGATTCAGAGTTGCATCATTCATCAGATTCGGAACTCACTGAAATATGTAGCTTCCAAGGATCAAAAAATTTTCATGCAAGACTTGAAAACGGTCTACCAAGCACCTACGAAGGATAAAGCCGAGTTAGAGCTTGATAAACTCAACGATAAATGGGGCGTGAAATATCCGGTTGTAATTAAATCCTGGCAGAATAACTGGCATAAACTGTCAACTTATTTCGCTTATGATGAGCAAATTAGAAGACTTATTTATACAACCAACGCCGTCGAAGGCTTTCACCGACAAGTTCGTAAAATAACAAAAACGAAGGGCGCTTTTCCCAACGACATGGCTTTACTTAAATTGATCTACCTGGCTGTCGAAAATATAAGTCGGAAGTGGACGTCGCCTTTGCAAAACTGGGCACTTACTGCACAACAATTACATATCAAATTTGGTGACAGAATGCGAATGGACCTTTAA
- a CDS encoding ABC transporter permease produces MKSELNRLSGIDNVTFFDTPPASDAIGRSNVQFDTRPEHEQFMISIKAVDNQYVPMFKIPLLAGRNLNPSDTIREYLLNETAIKALGLKTIDDAIGKAATINGRRGTVVGVVKDFHFRSLRTAIEPLGMTTRGEAYGSCGLKINLSDMSSTIARLETEWTKIYPSYIFTYRFMDEDVERLYKLDNVLLRLIQAFAVVAIFVGCLGLYGLVSFMATQKTKEIGVRKVLGAKTSDVLWLFGKEFLQLLLIAFLLAAPLGWWFTNSWLNDFAYHIEPGVGIFVLAIIITVLVTFFTVGFRSVKASLANPIKTLRSE; encoded by the coding sequence TTGAAAAGCGAATTGAACAGGCTTTCAGGTATCGACAATGTCACATTTTTTGATACCCCGCCTGCGTCTGATGCAATCGGCCGCAGCAATGTCCAATTCGATACCCGTCCCGAACACGAGCAATTCATGATTTCCATCAAAGCCGTGGATAATCAATATGTACCTATGTTTAAAATACCCTTGCTAGCTGGCCGCAACCTAAATCCGTCCGACACGATACGCGAGTACCTGCTCAACGAAACAGCTATTAAAGCACTGGGCTTAAAGACAATAGATGACGCCATCGGCAAAGCAGCAACCATCAACGGCCGGCGGGGAACCGTTGTCGGCGTGGTAAAAGACTTCCACTTCCGGTCTCTGCGCACGGCCATCGAACCCCTTGGTATGACCACCCGTGGCGAGGCTTACGGCAGTTGCGGGCTAAAAATCAATCTATCCGACATGTCATCGACCATTGCCCGACTGGAAACCGAGTGGACGAAAATTTACCCGTCATATATTTTCACCTACCGGTTTATGGACGAAGACGTCGAGCGGCTCTACAAACTGGATAACGTGCTACTGCGCCTTATTCAGGCATTTGCTGTGGTGGCCATCTTCGTTGGATGTCTTGGATTATACGGTCTGGTTTCCTTCATGGCTACTCAAAAGACCAAGGAAATAGGTGTTCGCAAAGTGCTGGGCGCGAAAACGTCAGATGTCCTGTGGTTGTTCGGGAAAGAATTTTTACAACTGTTGCTAATCGCATTCCTGCTAGCTGCACCACTCGGATGGTGGTTTACAAATAGCTGGCTCAACGACTTTGCATACCATATCGAGCCCGGGGTGGGGATTTTCGTACTGGCCATCATAATTACTGTGCTCGTGACGTTTTTTACAGTCGGCTTCCGCAGCGTCAAAGCTTCGTTGGCAAACCCGATCAAAACGCTGCGGTCCGAATAG
- a CDS encoding helix-turn-helix domain-containing protein: MQVICLEDTAFYELVEQVVARLTETNKQHAEKWVAQDEAMSLLNIKSRTTLQKLRDEGQLRFSQPQKKIILYDRESIEQYLNKHARNTF, translated from the coding sequence ATGCAAGTCATCTGCCTCGAAGACACAGCCTTTTACGAACTGGTCGAACAAGTAGTCGCACGGTTGACAGAAACTAATAAGCAGCATGCAGAAAAATGGGTGGCACAGGATGAAGCGATGTCCCTTCTCAATATTAAATCCAGAACGACCTTACAGAAACTGAGGGATGAAGGTCAGCTACGGTTTTCCCAGCCTCAAAAGAAGATTATTCTTTATGATAGAGAGTCTATTGAGCAATATCTAAACAAACACGCCCGCAATACATTCTAG
- a CDS encoding response regulator encodes MNSSNALRILIVEDDELTAWAIEEALIAAGYGVCSKAGDYETAIRVMIQERPDLALVDIRLKGQIDGITLSEQLRDIRWIPLIYLTANTEIETYQRARKTRPTAFLHKPFRPLELARQIDLAMDNFYQEKIPTGKTPPEDVFVWDGKGGYVRVNTGQIVLINASGGYSELVLTDEEFARIMPGSVHQAMLLSIPFGNVLLYLGDNFYRAGRSVCINLKYVDRVESDRIFLRQHEVLLPIGKHKELLERLPVIRSRK; translated from the coding sequence ATGAATTCAAGCAATGCATTACGGATTTTGATTGTCGAAGACGATGAGTTGACGGCATGGGCCATTGAAGAGGCGCTGATAGCAGCCGGATACGGTGTCTGCAGTAAAGCGGGCGATTATGAAACAGCGATCAGGGTTATGATACAGGAGCGGCCAGATCTGGCCCTTGTTGACATCAGACTAAAAGGTCAGATCGATGGTATTACACTTTCTGAACAGCTAAGGGATATCAGATGGATTCCTTTGATTTATCTGACGGCTAATACGGAAATAGAAACCTATCAACGTGCCCGCAAGACCCGCCCTACTGCTTTTCTGCACAAGCCCTTTCGGCCACTGGAATTGGCCAGGCAGATCGATCTTGCGATGGATAATTTTTATCAAGAGAAAATCCCGACCGGCAAAACACCGCCGGAAGATGTATTTGTCTGGGATGGTAAAGGCGGATATGTCCGGGTTAACACCGGGCAGATCGTGCTTATTAACGCCAGTGGTGGATATAGTGAGCTGGTTTTAACCGACGAGGAGTTCGCCCGTATTATGCCAGGGAGCGTTCATCAGGCAATGCTTTTATCTATACCGTTTGGGAATGTGTTGTTGTATTTAGGTGATAACTTCTACCGGGCCGGACGTTCTGTTTGTATCAACCTGAAGTATGTTGATCGGGTAGAATCTGACCGGATTTTTCTCCGGCAGCATGAGGTACTTTTACCAATAGGGAAACATAAGGAACTGCTTGAGCGGTTGCCAGTGATAAGGTCCCGAAAATGA
- a CDS encoding sensor histidine kinase has product MLIVELAIPFTRLVRAKNMVDSTAFSNLSGGQFTPESGGQFDPKWGGQFRPEQVVSLNRIGVVSFTEFSTFALQYETKGKNKWDADSAFYYYDQALELALALGNPVDIANVYSIYGPLVTEADRIRFISNLKKADEIFSKERMTFVVIITRIRLAEAYLDASKPILAKKWLEQAQYVVDTSRFNDFEPRTRLLKATAVLYEQMSDHKQALAYYKDYLNVMIQTLNEDREGAISRLSVEYETEKKAAMLASQKKELALQAENLKSQKWLTRLAMILSLSAIGFGGVFYWLYRKYRRTSDQNQLLVAEQNHRVKNNLQQITSLLSLQSNRMQDSVGKQVLEESLLRIHAVSLVHQRLYDGSQPVQVDLEEYIPRLAASVFKIFGMESFRPNYLVEKIWLHADKAASFGLILNEMMTNACKYALPNQQDPSLMISCVQQGKSIVFEMKDNGPGFSYESVKKGFGLQLITVLAGRLKAELSADKTGNHFTLVFEP; this is encoded by the coding sequence ATGCTGATTGTCGAATTGGCCATACCTTTTACACGATTGGTTCGTGCCAAAAATATGGTTGATTCTACAGCATTTTCTAATCTCTCAGGTGGTCAGTTTACTCCGGAATCAGGTGGTCAGTTTGATCCGAAATGGGGTGGTCAATTTCGCCCGGAACAGGTGGTCAGTTTAAACCGAATTGGGGTGGTCAGTTTCACCGAATTTTCCACCTTTGCACTTCAATATGAGACGAAAGGGAAAAACAAGTGGGATGCCGATAGTGCTTTTTACTATTATGATCAGGCGTTGGAATTGGCGTTAGCTCTGGGAAATCCAGTCGATATCGCCAATGTTTATTCTATATATGGACCTCTTGTGACTGAGGCAGACCGCATCAGGTTTATTTCCAATCTAAAAAAAGCGGATGAAATCTTTTCTAAAGAGAGAATGACGTTCGTAGTTATCATTACCCGTATCAGACTAGCAGAGGCGTACCTTGATGCAAGCAAGCCAATACTTGCAAAAAAATGGTTAGAGCAGGCTCAATACGTCGTGGATACTTCTCGGTTCAATGATTTTGAGCCGAGGACCCGTTTACTGAAGGCCACGGCAGTTCTTTATGAGCAAATGTCAGATCATAAGCAAGCATTGGCTTATTACAAGGACTATCTTAATGTAATGATACAGACCTTGAATGAGGATCGGGAGGGTGCGATATCGCGTCTTTCGGTCGAATATGAAACAGAAAAAAAGGCAGCAATGCTTGCTTCCCAAAAGAAGGAACTTGCACTTCAGGCAGAAAACCTGAAATCCCAAAAATGGCTGACGCGGCTCGCCATGATATTGAGCCTTTCTGCGATAGGTTTTGGCGGGGTATTTTACTGGCTCTACCGCAAGTACCGCCGCACCAGTGATCAGAACCAGCTATTGGTAGCTGAACAAAACCACCGGGTAAAAAATAATCTTCAACAGATTACCAGCCTGCTCTCATTGCAATCCAACCGCATGCAGGACAGTGTAGGTAAGCAGGTACTGGAAGAAAGTTTACTGCGTATTCATGCGGTATCATTGGTCCATCAACGGCTTTATGATGGCAGCCAGCCCGTCCAGGTTGATTTGGAGGAGTACATTCCCCGGCTTGCTGCCAGCGTATTTAAGATCTTTGGAATGGAGTCATTCCGTCCAAACTATCTGGTGGAGAAAATATGGCTGCATGCGGATAAAGCGGCATCGTTCGGTCTTATCCTTAACGAGATGATGACCAATGCCTGCAAATATGCGCTCCCAAATCAGCAAGATCCCAGTTTAATGATCTCATGTGTGCAGCAGGGCAAAAGCATTGTCTTTGAAATGAAAGATAACGGGCCGGGGTTCAGCTATGAGTCCGTGAAAAAAGGCTTTGGCCTTCAATTGATCACTGTTTTGGCGGGACGACTGAAAGCTGAATTATCTGCCGATAAGACAGGGAACCATTTTACCCTGGTATTTGAACCATAA
- the istA gene encoding IS21 family transposase: MANSTISMSKIRQILRMYSQGRSKLWIAEQTGVSRNTAKKYMTTFDASGLTFEQINSLNDKELDDFFGTVKQQPPQDRLLNLQRCFPQIDKELKRTGVTRHMLWEAYKKEFPEGFAYTQFCFHLTKWKARVNPVMHQDHKAGDKLYIDFAGVKLSIVDKETGELTEVEVFVAILGASQLTYVEAVSSQQKEDLIAACENALHYIGGVPAAIVPDNLKAAVIKSNKYEPTLNEAFADFADHYGTTILPARAYRPRDKALVEGAVKIVYSRIYAPLRKQVYNSLTELNAAILIALEAHNNQLLRGRNYSRRLQFEEIERSALAPLPILHYEFKKQLHATVMKNGHVCLSVDKHYYSVPYRFIGKKVKLLYSNSVVEAYYHYERIALHKRLKSPYNYSTDKEHLASTHRFVTDWTPDRFLEWASSIHEDVRLYILKILDRKQHPEQAYRSCIGILSFAKKAGEQRLISACQRALSYGIYNYKTIQTILEKNMDQYEDSLFADELPMPKHDNIRGEDYYQ, translated from the coding sequence ATGGCCAATTCGACAATCAGCATGAGCAAAATAAGACAGATTTTACGGATGTACAGCCAGGGCCGCAGCAAGCTCTGGATAGCGGAACAGACAGGTGTTTCCCGCAATACCGCTAAGAAGTACATGACCACTTTTGATGCGAGCGGACTTACCTTTGAACAGATCAACAGCCTGAATGATAAAGAGCTGGATGACTTTTTCGGAACGGTTAAACAGCAGCCACCGCAAGACAGATTGTTGAATCTGCAACGTTGTTTTCCGCAAATAGACAAAGAATTAAAACGGACAGGTGTTACCCGTCATATGCTTTGGGAAGCCTATAAAAAGGAATTTCCGGAAGGATTTGCTTATACCCAGTTTTGCTTTCATCTGACCAAATGGAAGGCCCGCGTTAACCCTGTGATGCATCAGGACCATAAGGCCGGCGATAAGCTGTACATCGATTTTGCAGGTGTTAAATTAAGTATTGTAGATAAAGAGACTGGTGAATTAACTGAGGTTGAAGTGTTTGTGGCTATCCTGGGAGCGAGTCAACTCACTTACGTGGAAGCAGTCAGTAGCCAGCAAAAAGAAGATCTGATCGCAGCTTGCGAGAATGCACTTCATTATATCGGTGGTGTGCCGGCAGCAATTGTTCCGGATAACCTTAAAGCTGCTGTTATAAAAAGCAATAAATACGAACCTACGCTGAACGAGGCCTTTGCCGATTTTGCTGATCATTATGGGACTACGATATTACCTGCACGCGCTTACCGGCCAAGAGATAAGGCGTTGGTGGAAGGTGCTGTCAAAATCGTTTACAGCCGTATTTATGCGCCTTTAAGAAAGCAGGTTTACAACTCACTGACAGAGTTAAACGCAGCTATATTGATTGCTCTCGAGGCTCATAATAACCAACTGCTTCGGGGCCGTAATTACAGTCGCAGACTCCAGTTTGAAGAAATTGAGCGCAGTGCTCTGGCCCCGCTTCCGATCCTGCATTATGAGTTCAAAAAACAGCTACATGCCACTGTAATGAAGAACGGACATGTCTGCCTGAGCGTTGACAAGCACTATTATAGTGTCCCATACCGGTTTATCGGCAAGAAAGTCAAGTTGTTGTATTCCAATTCTGTGGTTGAAGCATATTATCATTACGAACGTATCGCCCTTCATAAAAGGCTTAAAAGTCCCTATAATTATTCTACCGATAAAGAACATCTGGCCAGTACACACCGCTTCGTAACAGACTGGACACCAGATCGATTCTTGGAGTGGGCTTCCTCGATCCATGAAGATGTCAGGTTGTATATTCTTAAAATCCTGGATCGCAAACAGCATCCCGAACAGGCCTACCGCTCCTGTATTGGTATCCTCTCTTTTGCGAAGAAAGCTGGTGAACAACGCCTGATCAGCGCGTGCCAAAGGGCTTTAAGCTATGGTATCTACAACTATAAAACAATCCAGACTATACTGGAAAAAAATATGGATCAATATGAAGACAGCCTGTTTGCAGACGAATTACCCATGCCCAAACACGATAATATCAGAGGCGAAGACTATTATCAATAA
- the istB gene encoding IS21-like element helper ATPase IstB — protein sequence MNTNTLEKLRKLKFYGMFHAFKSSLESGKTNDYTADELLAHLVDAEWDDRNNRRVERQILYARFRYKAMVENIHYHADRSIDRNQIMRLAECSFIGRNENLLITGSTGIGKSYVASAIGHQACILGYRVMYASTPKLFAKLKMAKADGSYIKEITKIERQQLLILDDFGIQPFDAQSRAALMEIIEDRHGKTSLIITSQLPVSKWHEVIGEKTIADAILDRIVHDAHRVELKGESMRRKRKTELETSYE from the coding sequence ATGAACACAAACACTTTGGAAAAGTTACGCAAGCTAAAATTTTACGGCATGTTCCATGCCTTTAAAAGTAGCCTGGAAAGTGGAAAGACTAATGATTACACGGCGGATGAGCTTTTAGCTCATCTAGTTGACGCTGAATGGGATGACAGAAATAACCGTCGGGTCGAACGCCAGATCTTGTACGCACGGTTCCGCTATAAGGCCATGGTCGAAAATATCCACTATCATGCTGATAGAAGTATTGACCGTAATCAGATCATGCGCCTAGCAGAATGCTCCTTTATTGGCCGAAATGAAAACCTACTGATCACAGGCAGTACCGGAATCGGTAAAAGCTATGTAGCATCTGCGATTGGTCATCAGGCATGTATACTTGGCTACCGCGTAATGTATGCCAGTACTCCCAAATTGTTTGCCAAACTCAAAATGGCCAAGGCGGATGGATCCTATATCAAAGAAATTACAAAAATAGAACGGCAACAACTTCTTATCCTGGACGACTTTGGTATCCAGCCGTTCGATGCCCAGAGCCGGGCAGCACTGATGGAAATCATAGAAGACAGGCACGGAAAAACATCCCTGATAATTACTTCTCAGTTGCCTGTTAGCAAATGGCATGAAGTAATAGGAGAAAAAACCATTGCTGATGCCATTTTAGATCGTATAGTACATGATGCACACCGGGTTGAATTAAAGGGGGAATCAATGAGAAGAAAACGAAAAACGGAGCTCGAAACCAGCTACGAATAA